The Bacteroidota bacterium genome has a window encoding:
- a CDS encoding 2-oxoglutarate dehydrogenase E1 component, with protein MDRFSFLSNLDVNQAEELYRQFLQQPDSLDAGWRNFLSGFEFARTNYDLDAGGSVVPKHLRKEFNVINLINGYRTRGHLFTDTNPVRERRKYTPTLDLVNFGLGEEDLDQEFQAGSLIGIGKARLRDIVQHLHQTYCASIGAEYKYIRNPEIVEWLEQRMEGRKNTPAFSIERKRRILEKLNEAVAFENFIHTKFVGQKRFSLEGCETLIPALDSVISSGADLGIREFVIGMAHRGRLNVLANILGKTYEEIFTEFEGLEYDEEGYAGDVKYHLGYSSDVTTPSGKSVHLSVAPNPSHLEAVDPVVQGIVRSKIDNTPGGHESQIAPILIHGDAAVAAQGVVYEVIQMSLLRGYRTGGTIHLVINNQIGFTTNYLDARSSTYCTDVAKVTLSPVFHVNADDVEALVYTIELAMEFRQKFHRDVFIDILGYRKYGHNEGDEPRFTQPLLYKAIAAHPNPREVYNDKLMSLGAVEADLAREMEKSFKASLQKSLDTAKQAKNKKVSPYLEGSWKGLRLATPKDFDRSPDTGVDIRKLKAIGAAITRLPEGNKFFNKTERLFAERAKMVESGRFDWAMAELLAYGTLLSEGHPVRFSGQDVERGTFSHRHAVVRVEDSEAQYVPLANIGKEQAPFHIYNSLLSEYAVLGFEYGYALASPFSLVIWEAQFGDFMNGAQIIIDQYLSSAEDKWNRMNGITLLLPHGYEGQGAEHSSARLERFLNLCAENNIQVANCTTPANFFHLLRRQMHRPFRKPLIVFTPKSLLRHPRCVSDIAELSTGGFQEVMDDTTAKPNEVARVVFCSGKVYYELLEQKEKDQVNDVAIVRLEQLYPLPLKQIEAVRKKYANATDWIWLQEEPVNMGAWSYILRVLRDIPFKVIAREESASPATGSHRTHEREQRELINRAFARDLVAH; from the coding sequence ATGGATCGATTCTCCTTCCTCTCCAACCTGGATGTCAACCAGGCGGAGGAACTTTACCGGCAATTTCTCCAGCAGCCCGATAGCCTCGATGCCGGCTGGCGTAATTTTCTCTCCGGGTTTGAGTTCGCACGTACCAACTATGATCTGGATGCCGGCGGAAGCGTGGTGCCGAAGCACCTGCGAAAGGAATTCAACGTCATTAACCTGATCAATGGTTACCGGACCCGGGGCCACTTGTTTACGGATACGAACCCGGTTCGGGAACGTCGGAAATATACCCCGACCCTTGACCTGGTCAATTTTGGACTTGGCGAGGAGGATCTTGATCAGGAGTTCCAGGCCGGTTCACTCATCGGTATCGGGAAGGCCCGGCTGCGCGATATCGTGCAGCACCTGCACCAGACGTACTGCGCTTCCATTGGTGCCGAATACAAATACATCCGGAATCCGGAGATCGTCGAGTGGCTGGAGCAGCGGATGGAAGGCCGGAAGAATACCCCCGCCTTCAGCATCGAGCGGAAGCGGCGAATCCTGGAAAAACTCAACGAGGCAGTTGCCTTTGAGAATTTCATTCATACCAAGTTCGTCGGACAAAAGCGTTTTTCACTCGAAGGATGTGAAACGCTCATCCCGGCGCTCGACTCGGTCATCAGTTCGGGTGCCGATCTTGGTATCCGGGAATTTGTGATCGGGATGGCCCACCGCGGGCGCCTCAATGTGTTGGCGAATATCCTGGGCAAAACGTACGAAGAGATCTTCACGGAGTTCGAAGGACTCGAGTACGACGAAGAGGGCTATGCGGGTGATGTGAAGTATCACCTCGGCTATTCTTCCGATGTGACGACGCCGTCCGGCAAGTCTGTACACTTAAGTGTCGCACCGAATCCTTCCCATCTCGAAGCGGTTGATCCGGTTGTCCAGGGTATCGTGCGTTCCAAGATCGACAATACCCCGGGCGGACACGAGAGTCAGATCGCGCCGATCCTCATTCACGGCGACGCTGCCGTGGCTGCGCAGGGAGTCGTCTATGAAGTCATCCAGATGTCGCTGCTGCGCGGTTACCGCACCGGCGGCACGATTCACCTGGTGATCAACAACCAGATCGGATTCACGACCAACTACCTGGACGCGCGTTCCAGTACCTATTGTACCGATGTGGCTAAGGTCACCTTGTCGCCCGTATTTCACGTCAACGCTGACGATGTGGAGGCGCTGGTCTACACGATTGAACTGGCGATGGAATTCCGACAGAAGTTCCACCGCGATGTATTCATCGATATTCTTGGCTACCGGAAGTATGGCCACAACGAAGGCGATGAACCCCGGTTCACCCAGCCCTTGCTCTACAAAGCCATCGCCGCGCATCCGAACCCGCGTGAAGTCTATAACGATAAGCTGATGTCGTTGGGAGCTGTGGAAGCTGATCTGGCCCGGGAGATGGAAAAGTCGTTCAAAGCATCGCTTCAAAAGAGCCTCGATACGGCCAAGCAGGCAAAGAACAAGAAGGTATCTCCCTACCTCGAAGGCTCCTGGAAAGGATTACGCCTTGCGACACCGAAAGACTTTGACCGTTCACCGGATACGGGAGTCGATATCCGGAAACTCAAAGCGATCGGTGCTGCAATCACACGTTTGCCGGAAGGCAATAAATTCTTCAACAAGACCGAGCGCTTGTTTGCCGAGCGCGCAAAAATGGTCGAATCAGGCCGCTTCGATTGGGCCATGGCTGAACTGTTGGCATACGGAACCCTGTTGTCAGAAGGTCATCCGGTGAGGTTCAGTGGTCAGGATGTTGAGCGGGGTACTTTCTCCCACCGACATGCCGTCGTGCGTGTCGAAGATTCCGAGGCCCAGTATGTTCCGTTGGCGAACATTGGAAAAGAACAGGCACCATTCCATATCTACAATTCACTTCTATCGGAATACGCGGTGCTGGGTTTTGAGTACGGCTACGCGCTTGCGTCTCCTTTTTCGCTGGTGATCTGGGAAGCGCAGTTCGGCGATTTCATGAATGGTGCGCAAATCATCATCGACCAGTACCTCAGCAGCGCGGAGGATAAATGGAACCGGATGAACGGCATCACGCTGCTGTTGCCGCACGGCTATGAAGGGCAGGGCGCCGAGCACTCCAGCGCCCGACTCGAGCGATTCCTGAACCTGTGCGCGGAGAACAACATCCAGGTGGCGAATTGTACGACTCCCGCCAACTTCTTTCACTTGTTGCGCCGGCAGATGCATCGTCCGTTCCGCAAACCGCTGATCGTTTTCACGCCGAAGAGCCTGTTGCGTCATCCACGTTGTGTTTCCGATATCGCCGAGCTTTCTACCGGCGGTTTCCAGGAGGTCATGGACGACACCACGGCCAAGCCGAACGAAGTCGCTCGTGTCGTCTTCTGCAGTGGCAAAGTGTATTACGAGCTGCTCGAGCAAAAAGAAAAGGACCAGGTGAACGATGTCGCGATCGTGCGCTTGGAACAGTTGTATCCGCTTCCGCTCAAGCAGATCGAAGCTGTGCGCAAGAAATACGCTAATGCGACGGACTGGATCTGGCTACAGGAAGAACCGGTCAACATGGGTGCCTGGTCGTATATCCTCCGCGTCTTACGCGATATTCCGTTCAAGGTCATTGCCCGGGAAGAAAGTGCAAGCCCGGCTACCGGTTCGCACCGAACGCACGAACGCGAGCAGCGCGAGCTGATCAACCGTGCCTTCGCACGCGACCTGGTCGCCCATTGA